Sequence from the Corallococcus sp. EGB genome:
CGTGGCGCCCGAGACTTTCGGCCTGCCATTTCGAGACAAGCGAGCGGAGCAAACCAGTTCATGGAACGGCACGGCCGCAGCAGTGAGCGCGCGCTCCTGCTCATCATCGAGGACGACATCGGCGTGCGCGAAGGCCTGATGGACCTGCTCGCTCCGCGCTTCGACGTGCTCGCCGCTTCGGACGCGGACGCCGGCGTGGAGCTGGCGCGCGAGCACCGCCCGGACCTGGTGCTGCTGGATCGCTTCCTGCCCTCGGGGGATGGGCTGGCGGTCCTGGAGACGCTCCAGGGTGACGTGCGCACGGAGACGGTGCCGGTCATCTTCCTCACGGGGGACGCGGACGAGGCGACCCTGGAGCGATGCCTGGAGATGGGCGCCGTGGACTTCATCCACAAGCCGGCGAGCTCGCGCGAGCTGCTCGCCCGCATCGACCGCGCGGTGCGCCAGAGCGAGCAGCAGCGCAAGCTCCAGGTGCTGGCGCAGACGGACGCGCTCACGGGGCTGGCGAACTTCCGGGCGCTGTCGGTGCGGCTGGAGGACGAGTTCAAGCGCGCCCAGCGCTACGGCTACGCGCTGAGCGTGGTGGTCATCGACCTGGACCACCTGAAGGCCATCAACGACGGCATGGGCCACGACGTGGGCAACCGCGCCATCCTGGCCCTCGCCACGCTGATGCAGGGCAACCTGCGCGAGTCCGACTTCGCGGCGCGCTTCGGCGGCGACGAGTTCGTCGTGCTCCTGCCGCACCAGACGTCGATGGAGGCCGCGGTGTTCGCGGAGCGCCTGCGCTCGGAGCTGCGCGGCGTGAACGTGCAGCGCGATGACGGGCGCCCGGCGCCCTTCGGGTTGAGCATCAGCGTGGGCGTCGCGGACCACACGGCCGACGCCCCGCGCGAGAGCACGGAGGCCTTGCTGAAGGCGGCTGACGCCGCGCTCTACGAGGCCAAGCGGGAGGGGCGCGACCGGGTGGTGGTGTACGGCCGGTCGCTCCACGCCCCCGCGGCACAGCGGCACTGACGGCGGGAAGGGAACGAGGGCGCGCGATGAGCGGGATCAGCAAGCTGACGAGTGGTTCGAGGGTGGCGATCGTCGGCGGGGGCATCGCCGGGGCGGGGCTCGCGGCCTCCCTTCTCTTCAACGGCCGCGCGCGGGGCGTGGCCCTGGACGTGCGCGTCTACGCGGGCGGCACCGAGGAGCGCATCGTGCCCCCTGCCCTGCTCACCCCGGAGTGCCGTTCACGTCTGGCGGCGCTGGGCTGCCGCATTCCTCCGGAGTGGCGCGCGCATGAGCTGCGCGGCGTGGAGATCATCTCCCAGGGCGAGCGGGAGCTGCTGCCCTGCGCGGCGGGCGGCCTCTGGGTGGTGGACGGCTGGCCCAAGGGCGAAGGGGGCCTGGACCTGGTGCGCCACGTGCTGTCCACGGCGGCCAGCGCGCAGGGCGCCCGGTTCGTGAACCGCCACGTGGAGCGCGTGGAGCGGCAGGCGCCGGCTCCGGACGCCCCCGCGGCGGTGCGCAACCAGGGCCCCCTGGTCGTCCGCGCGCAGGGCAGCGGCGAGCGCTTCCACGCGGTGGCGCTGGCGTCCGGCGCGGGGCCGCTCCTGGGGGACGCGTTCTTCAAGGGCTGCAAGCCGGCGCCGTCCATGCCGGCGGTGCAGGCGCGGCTGCGGGGCGTGATGCCCGGCCGGGACCTGGCGCCGGTGGCGCGGCTGTGGGTGGCGCCGTTGCCTTCGGTGGATGCGCTGTTCCTGATTCCGGGCGCGTCGTCCGTGTACGCGCTGGCTTTCGGCGCGGCGGTGACGCCCGCGGACCTGTGCCAGGTGCTGATGATGGCCGCGCGCGACGGCATGCTCGAGGAGGGCTTCGAGGTGACGGCGCTGGAGACGACGCGCCTGCCCTTCGGCCCCGGCCGCACGCTGGTGGCGCCCGGGCAGTTGGTGGTGGGGCCCGCGGCCTTCGGCCACCCGCTGCAGGTGGGCCTGTCGGAGACGCTGGCGTCGTGCAGCCGCGCCGCGGTCGCGCTGCTGGATGGCGGGCTGGACGCGGCCTCGCTGGAGCGGCGCTACGTGCGCGACGGGCTGGGCGAGCTGATGGAGGACGCGGCGGCGGGAGCGCGCTCCATCGCCTGGCTGCGCCGCGCGGGCAAGCGGGCCCCGGCGGCGTTCGTCGCGGCGCGGGCGAAGCACTCAGTGGGGGGGGTGTACGGCGGCGGCGTGCTGGGCCTGAGCGGTCCCACTCCGCTCGGCCTGCTGTCCGCGGCGCGCTGGTCCGGCGTGCGCGAGGTCGTGGGTTCATGGCTGCGCACGCCCATCGAGCCCGTGCCCACGCTGGTGCCGGAGGTGGAGCCGGATCTGTACTACGTGGTGGACGACGACGCGGACACGCGCGAGGCGCTCACGCTGCTCCTGGAGAGCACCGGCGCGCGCGTGGTGTCCTTCGCGGACGAGCTGGCGCTGTTCTGCGCGGTGGCGCGCCGTCCGCCCACCGCCATCCTCCTGGACGTCGTGCTGCACTGGGTGGACGGCCTGCGGCTGTGTGAAGGCCTCAAGCAGCACCCGCTCACCCGCGACACGCGCGTGCTGGTGATGAGCGGCCTCAACCGTCCACACGTGCGTCAGCGCGCGCTCGACGCGGGCGCGGAGGCCTTCCTGCCCAAGCCGGTGAACCCGGACCGCCTCCTCTGCCAGCTCACCGGCCGCGTGCCGGACCCGCTCGCCGTCATCCGGCCCGCGGTCGTCGAGACCTTTGGCGAAGACCGCTTTGCGTCCTGACACCGTCGGCTGAAGCGCGTGTCGTGCGATCAGTTCGCCGACCTGTTCGACGACGCGCACACGCACGAGCAGGAGCCGCGTCCGTCATGGAGTCTCGCCGGGGGCGCGGGGTATCCACCCGATGCACAGGGTGGCCACCCACACTTCACCCGCCGATATCCCTTGTTCACTCAGAGTGAGTGGGCGCCAGGATGCACCTGGCGCTCAAGCCCGCACGTGCCGCAGGCCCCGCCGCAGGGAGAGCGAGCCCGACATCATCGAGATGCCTCGGAAGAAGACGGCGAGCCCCACCAGCGTGCCTACGAGCCACATGGAGGACCCGGGCCACCGGGACATCACACCGAGCCCCAGGACGATGGAGATGATGCCATAGGCCAGGTCCCATCCCCACTGGAAGTAGCGGTCCATGACGGAGGTGATGGCGTGGAACAGGCCGCTGGCGAAGAGGTAGCCAGCGATGAGCAGCGTGATGGAGGCGAGCCCCGCGGCAGGGAAGATGATGGCGAGGAGGCCGACCACGGAGGTGAGGACGCCGCCGAGCATGAGGGACCAGAAGACACCGCGTTCGCCGCGCGAGCGGACGGCCGCGACGAGCTCCAGGACACCGCCAATCAACAGCATGATGCCCACGAAGAAGATGGTGACCATGCCGGTGAAGAACGTGCCGCCCAGCAGCACGATGCCGGCGATCGCCGTCAGCAGGCCCAGGATGAAGGGGGCCCCCCACATGGCGGAGGCCTGTCGGGGGGGACGGTCCGGACGGGTCTCCGGCACGCGCTCAACGTTCGTATCCATGGCGTTCTCCACGGTGATGGCTGCCCGCCTCGGGCCCTCGGCCGCCTGGTGGTCCGGGAGTGGACGTGGGGGTAGCGTTTCCCGTGGAAGATGGGAGCGCTGCCGGACGCGAACAATCTGCGCCGCGGGACGAATTGAGGCGGCACGGCGAGCAGGGGCCTGCGTGGCCTACGGCGCCAATGGGGCGGGGCGGTTGTAGGGCGGTGCCAGGAACACCGCGCCGGGCTCCTTGCGGAACCACGTGAGCTGCCGCTTGGCGTACCGCCGGGTCTCCTGCGCGGTGTCGGCGATGGCTTCGTCGCGAGTCATCCGCCCCTCCACCACCGCGCGAGCCTGCACGTACCCGACGCTGCGCATGGGGGCCGCGTCCGCGTAGCCCTGTTCCAGCAGGGCCCGCGTCTCTTCCACGATGCCCCGTGAGAAGAGCGTCTCCGTGCGCGCGTTGATGGCGGCGTAGAGAGCCTCGCGCGGCGGGTCGAGCACGTAGAGCTGGAAGGGATAGCGGTCCGGCGTGAAGGCATGGGCGCGGCGGAACTCGGACGCGGTCACGCCTGTCTGCGCGTGGATCTCCAGGGCGCGGACGACGCGCACCAGGTCCTGGGCGGGCAGCTTCGCCGCGGTCTCCGGATCCACCTCGGACAGACGGCGGTGCACGGCCTCCCTCCCCTGCTCCGCCGCGAGCGCTTCCAGCGCCGCACGCAGCGAAGGGAGGGCGCCGGGTGCGTCCACCACGCCGTGCAGCAGGACGCGCAGGTACAGGCCGGTGCCACCGACGACGAACACCGGCCGGCCCCGGGACGCGATGTCCGCGATGGCGGCGTCCGCGCGGCGTTGGTACTCGGCGGCGGAGAAGGGCTCGAGCGGATCCACGCAGGAGACCAGGTGGTGCGGCACGGCCGCCAGCTCCTCGGCGGAGGGCTTCGCGGTGCCGATGTCGAAGCCGCGGTACACCTGCTGCGAGTCCGCGCTGACGATCTCGCCGCCCGCGGCGCGAGCCCACCCAATGGCCAGCGCCGTCTTCCCGGACGCCGTGGGTCCAGCGATCACCGTCAACGGCACGCGCGTCTCAGCCACCAGCATCCGCCTCCCACGCCCGCTGTAACGCAGACGCGAGCCCCTCGCTAGAGCCGCGCCGCTTCGGACAGCCGCGCCCGCACCACGTCCGCGGCGCTGGCATCGCGCGCGAACACGAGCCGCGCGGTCTCCACGTGCGACAGCACGCGCCCGGCCGAGGCCACCAGCGTGCCCCGGCCCGCGGGCGTGGGCTCGGGCAGCAGGGCGTTCAACAAGAGCACCCGGGCCACCTCCCCCGCGCCCTGCGCCTCCCACCGCGAGGCCCCGGCCCAGCCCAGTGTCCCCACCGCGACGAGCGCCGCGTCGTCCGCCCGGGCCGGCACGTTCCAGGGCGTCCCCGCCGCCCGCCATCCGCCACCCTCCCCGGGCCACACCGCCACCAGCTCATCCGCGAGCACCGCCCCACCCGCCTCGCGCCACAGCCCGCCCAGGGTGCTCTTGCCCGCGCCGGAGTGCCCCACGAACAGCGCGGCCCGGCCCTCGTGCACCAGCCCCACCCCGTGGACGAGCAACCCACCGCGCTTCGCCAGCGCGGACGCGAGCATCACCTTGATCACGTTCTCCACCGGGTAGCGCCCGGACCCGATGACGTCCGCCCGGCTCCGGTCTGGCGAGAGCACCGCGGAGTACTCCGCGCCGCCGTCCACGCGCAGCGTCCCGGAGTCACCGGGTTCCAGCCGCGGCAGCTCCTGCAGGGTGGGCGGAGCGCGCGGGCCGGGAGGGCTGCGCATCACCAGCCGGGCATCGGGAGCCACGGCATCGGGCGCGAGGTACGCGCCGAACACGCGCTGGAGCGGACCGGCGAGCGCCGCGTCCTCCACTTCGAGCGCCACGGTCCACCCGGCCAGGGTGATCCGGAGCGCACCGCCACGGGGACCCGGCGAGGGGTCCCCCTCCATCACGGCACGCACTCCGATTCGCCGGGGATGTTGCAGATGGACAGCTGCGCCAGCGCGACGAACGGCTGCTCCCACAGGATGGCGGGAGGCACGTACACGGCAGGCGGCTTCGGCACGGTGGGACCCGCGGGAGGCTGTGAAGGTCGTTGGCTCACGTGAAGGCCCACCTAGAAGGGCACCGGGAAGGCACAGATTCGACCATCCGCGGTACCAACATGCAACCGGCCAACGGTGTGATCGACGGTGGGCACGCCCATGATCTGCGCCGGTCCCACGGTCACCTGCCCGGTCTCCAGGCCGTTGTTCAGCAGCTCCAACTGGTGGATCTTCCCATCCGCGCTGCCGACATAGACGCGCGGCACACCGTTCACGTTGAGGGTGAAGGGGCCGGACGGCTTCACGATGTTCGCCGTCCAGACGAGCTCCGGCCGGGTGCCCCCCTCCTTGAACTCATAGTGCTCCACGGTGTTGTTCGTACGGCTCACCACGAAGCCGCGCCCCTGGGGCCGCGCAAAGAAGGCGAAGGTCCGCTGCGAGGCGCCCGCCACCTGGACGGTCCACGCAATCGCGTAGGTGGACGGATTCAAGCCGTACACCTTGCCGTCGTTGGCGGTGACCAGGATCTGGTTGCTCGTGGCATTGCGGACCACGCCAAACTCCAGGTCGCCCAGCGACAGCCGC
This genomic interval carries:
- a CDS encoding diguanylate cyclase, with protein sequence MERHGRSSERALLLIIEDDIGVREGLMDLLAPRFDVLAASDADAGVELAREHRPDLVLLDRFLPSGDGLAVLETLQGDVRTETVPVIFLTGDADEATLERCLEMGAVDFIHKPASSRELLARIDRAVRQSEQQRKLQVLAQTDALTGLANFRALSVRLEDEFKRAQRYGYALSVVVIDLDHLKAINDGMGHDVGNRAILALATLMQGNLRESDFAARFGGDEFVVLLPHQTSMEAAVFAERLRSELRGVNVQRDDGRPAPFGLSISVGVADHTADAPRESTEALLKAADAALYEAKREGRDRVVVYGRSLHAPAAQRH
- a CDS encoding two-component system response regulator; this encodes MSGISKLTSGSRVAIVGGGIAGAGLAASLLFNGRARGVALDVRVYAGGTEERIVPPALLTPECRSRLAALGCRIPPEWRAHELRGVEIISQGERELLPCAAGGLWVVDGWPKGEGGLDLVRHVLSTAASAQGARFVNRHVERVERQAPAPDAPAAVRNQGPLVVRAQGSGERFHAVALASGAGPLLGDAFFKGCKPAPSMPAVQARLRGVMPGRDLAPVARLWVAPLPSVDALFLIPGASSVYALAFGAAVTPADLCQVLMMAARDGMLEEGFEVTALETTRLPFGPGRTLVAPGQLVVGPAAFGHPLQVGLSETLASCSRAAVALLDGGLDAASLERRYVRDGLGELMEDAAAGARSIAWLRRAGKRAPAAFVAARAKHSVGGVYGGGVLGLSGPTPLGLLSAARWSGVREVVGSWLRTPIEPVPTLVPEVEPDLYYVVDDDADTREALTLLLESTGARVVSFADELALFCAVARRPPTAILLDVVLHWVDGLRLCEGLKQHPLTRDTRVLVMSGLNRPHVRQRALDAGAEAFLPKPVNPDRLLCQLTGRVPDPLAVIRPAVVETFGEDRFAS
- a CDS encoding HdeD family acid-resistance protein encodes the protein MDTNVERVPETRPDRPPRQASAMWGAPFILGLLTAIAGIVLLGGTFFTGMVTIFFVGIMLLIGGVLELVAAVRSRGERGVFWSLMLGGVLTSVVGLLAIIFPAAGLASITLLIAGYLFASGLFHAITSVMDRYFQWGWDLAYGIISIVLGLGVMSRWPGSSMWLVGTLVGLAVFFRGISMMSGSLSLRRGLRHVRA
- the miaA gene encoding tRNA (adenosine(37)-N6)-dimethylallyltransferase MiaA; the protein is MPLTVIAGPTASGKTALAIGWARAAGGEIVSADSQQVYRGFDIGTAKPSAEELAAVPHHLVSCVDPLEPFSAAEYQRRADAAIADIASRGRPVFVVGGTGLYLRVLLHGVVDAPGALPSLRAALEALAAEQGREAVHRRLSEVDPETAAKLPAQDLVRVVRALEIHAQTGVTASEFRRAHAFTPDRYPFQLYVLDPPREALYAAINARTETLFSRGIVEETRALLEQGYADAAPMRSVGYVQARAVVEGRMTRDEAIADTAQETRRYAKRQLTWFRKEPGAVFLAPPYNRPAPLAP